Proteins co-encoded in one Listeria ivanovii subsp. ivanovii genomic window:
- a CDS encoding sugar phosphate isomerase/epimerase family protein, whose protein sequence is MKLGTQNQAFFPENIQEKFAYVKEMGFEGFEIDGKLLVENLEEVKVAIKQTGLPVSTACGGYDGWIGDFIEERRLNGLEEIKAILEALQEVGGQGIVVPAAWGMFTYRLPPMVSPRTQAGDFKAVSESLVYLDKIAEETGTKVYLEPLNRYQDHMINLLSDAKKYIDTNNLKHVEIIADFYHMNIEEDSIPGALRTYKDSIGHIHVADNHRYQPGSGSLDFKTSFDQLKKNGYNGFLTFECRVRSENPEQAYKDALAHLKSCLI, encoded by the coding sequence ATGAAATTAGGAACACAAAATCAAGCTTTTTTTCCAGAAAATATTCAAGAAAAATTTGCTTATGTAAAAGAAATGGGCTTTGAAGGCTTTGAAATTGATGGTAAGTTGCTTGTGGAAAATTTGGAAGAAGTCAAAGTTGCAATCAAGCAAACAGGTTTACCAGTTTCAACAGCTTGTGGTGGTTATGACGGCTGGATTGGGGACTTTATTGAAGAGCGTCGGTTGAATGGTTTGGAAGAGATTAAGGCAATTCTTGAAGCTTTGCAAGAGGTTGGTGGACAAGGAATTGTTGTTCCGGCTGCATGGGGAATGTTTACGTACCGCTTACCGCCAATGGTTTCACCGCGAACTCAAGCAGGTGATTTTAAAGCCGTGAGTGAATCACTCGTTTACTTAGATAAAATTGCTGAGGAAACAGGAACAAAAGTTTATCTTGAACCACTTAATCGCTATCAAGATCATATGATTAATTTACTAAGTGATGCGAAGAAATATATTGATACAAATAACTTGAAGCATGTCGAAATTATTGCTGATTTTTATCATATGAATATTGAGGAAGACAGCATACCGGGAGCGCTTCGTACCTATAAAGATTCGATTGGGCACATTCATGTTGCAGATAACCATCGTTACCAACCAGGTAGCGGAAGCCTTGATTTTAAAACAAGTTTTGATCAATTGAAAAAGAATGGTTATAACGGATTTTTAACTTTTGAATG